A portion of the Pithys albifrons albifrons isolate INPA30051 chromosome 1, PitAlb_v1, whole genome shotgun sequence genome contains these proteins:
- the TMEM45A gene encoding transmembrane protein 45A produces the protein MGNFKGHALPGSFFLLFGLWWSVKYPLKYACRKNKSACYLGSRAGFQRLEFVEGIIKAIFALIGMVAEQFVPDGPHLKLYNYEKKHWDHLMNWQHATMYLFYGISGLIDIVAHGTNALPAAMDRMMLSLAVFIEGFLFCYHLHGRTMLDVHVHQLLLFAIFGAAACIFLEVFFRGSIVLEMLRTSLCILQGSWFWQIGFVLYPPNGSPEWNQADHTNMMFLTMCYCWHYAFAFLILAVNYTIVSWAVRSKVKQSQSMEMGLLKTCERDHESEDEI, from the exons ATGGGCAATTTCAAAGGACATGCCCTCCCTGGaagctttttccttctgtttggcTTATGGTGGTCAGTGAAGTATCCCCTGAAGTACGCCTGTCGGAAAAACAAGAGCGCTTGCTACCTTGGCTCCAGGGCAGGATTCCAGCGCCTGGAGTTTGTTGAGGGGATCATCAAAGCTATCTTTGCCCTCATTG GAATGGTGGCTGAGCAGTTTGTTCCTGATGGACCTCATCTGAAGTTGTATAATTATGAGAAAAAGCACTGGGATCACTTGATGAACTGGCAACATGCCACCATGTACCTTTTCTATGGCATTTCAGGGCTGATTGACATTGTGGCACATGGGACCAATGCATTGCCAGCAGCCATGGACAGGATGATGCTTTCCTTAGCAGTGTTTATTGAAG gttttcttttctgctaCCATCTTCACGGGAGAACCATGTTGGATGTTCACGTTCATCAGTTACTGCTATTTGCTATttttggagctgctgcctgcatATTTCTGGAAGTTTTCTTCCGTGGCAGTATTGTGCTAGAGATGCTCCGTACAAGCCTCTGCATATTACAAGGCAGCTGGTTCTGGCAG atTGGCTTTGTGCTTTATCCTCCAAATGGGAGCCCAGAGTGGAATCAGGCAGATCATactaatatgatgttcctgaCCATGTGCTATTGTTGGCATTatgcctttgcttttcttataCTTGCAGTGAATTACACAATTGTCAGCTG GGCAGTTCGTTCAAAGGTTAAACAGTCTCAGTCCATGGAAATGGGTTTACTGAAAACATGTGAACGAGATCATGAGTCTGAAGATGAAATTTAG